From a region of the Methanolobus tindarius DSM 2278 genome:
- a CDS encoding ABC transporter permease, protein MRRSTYIKLATNILVHSKIRSWLTIIGIVIGVGSVVTIMALSDSMAADMEEQFADMDLTLIQVTPGYSHASAGGPGGGPPGSGGSTSSSSSSDDDDPELTKKDIQALKAVSNIDYIYGEISGSDLEVYFMGETADLSVTGVDSQVWQYTVTYDLESGRLLDASDANVVVIGYGIAHDMFDDEVGLNRVLTIEGKSYRVVGILAEDEDDNSIFMPIDAAVEIVEDAEDDVYDTIVVKASDVDYVETVVDDIEERLMLSRGIMDEDDRDFSVSDSLSRAESASEMMESMTIFLGAIAGVSLLVGSVGIANTMFTSVMEKTKEIGTMKAIGAKNRDILMIFLFNSALVGFVGGVLGILLSLVLTMLMPYLGISMMRSSMGMTVAPYLMVLGVSIAIFIGVLSGIIPAYNASKMKPVDALRYE, encoded by the coding sequence ATGAGGCGCAGTACCTATATCAAGCTCGCTACTAACATCCTGGTTCACAGTAAGATCAGAAGCTGGCTCACTATAATAGGTATCGTCATAGGTGTAGGATCAGTTGTCACAATCATGGCACTGAGTGATAGTATGGCTGCAGATATGGAAGAACAATTTGCAGATATGGACCTTACATTGATTCAGGTAACTCCTGGTTATTCCCATGCATCTGCAGGAGGGCCAGGAGGAGGTCCGCCTGGATCCGGTGGTTCAACTAGCTCATCTTCCTCATCTGATGACGATGATCCCGAGTTGACCAAAAAGGACATACAGGCCCTGAAAGCGGTTAGCAACATAGATTACATCTATGGAGAGATATCCGGTAGTGACCTGGAAGTGTATTTCATGGGTGAAACTGCGGATCTTTCGGTGACAGGAGTCGATAGTCAGGTATGGCAGTACACCGTAACCTATGACCTGGAATCCGGCAGATTGCTGGATGCCTCTGATGCTAACGTTGTGGTCATAGGATATGGTATAGCTCATGACATGTTTGACGATGAAGTAGGCCTTAACCGTGTGCTAACCATTGAAGGCAAATCTTACAGGGTCGTAGGTATACTGGCAGAAGATGAAGATGACAATTCAATTTTCATGCCGATAGATGCAGCAGTCGAAATCGTTGAAGACGCAGAAGATGATGTATATGATACCATTGTAGTCAAGGCATCTGATGTAGATTACGTTGAAACAGTTGTTGATGACATCGAAGAACGCCTGATGTTGTCAAGAGGTATCATGGACGAAGATGACAGGGACTTCTCTGTTTCAGATTCATTATCACGGGCAGAATCTGCCAGTGAGATGATGGAGTCCATGACAATATTCCTGGGAGCCATAGCAGGAGTTTCACTTCTTGTAGGTTCTGTGGGTATTGCAAATACGATGTTCACATCAGTAATGGAAAAAACCAAGGAAATAGGAACAATGAAGGCTATAGGTGCTAAGAACAGAGATATTCTAATGATATTCCTGTTCAACTCTGCACTGGTAGGCTTTGTAGGAGGTGTGCTGGGCATATTGCTAAGTCTTGTGCTGACCATGCTGATGCCGTACCTTGGAATTTCCATGATGCGTTCATCCATGGGTATGACCGTTGCTCCATATCTGATGGTGCTGGGTGTATCCATTGCGATATTCATTGGAGTGTTGTCAGGTATCATACCGGCATACAATGCTTCGAAGATGAAGCCGGTTGACGCGCTGAGATACGAATAA